From [Flavobacterium] thermophilum:
AGCTGTTGACCGGCAAATACGCCTTAATGATGACGCCTTCTTCCGGATAATCGTCCGGATTGAGTTCGACGATTTCCCCGTACCAGTCATCGCGGTCTTTCACAAGATCGTACGGATCTTCAATGACCACGCCGCCGGCGCCGGCCTCATGCAAAATGTTCGAAATCGCCTCGACCGCCTCGTGCGTCGTATGAATGCTGATTTCCGACCATTTCATCGCGCTCACGCTTCTCCTTTAAACGCCTTTTTGACTTTCTCAAAAAAACGGCCGTGCGGCCCGTCGTGCATCGTCTCCCCACCAAGCCGGTCAAACTCGCGCAGCAGTTGCTTTTGTTTTTCCGTCAGCTTCGTCGGCGTCACGACGCGGACGATGACGTGCTGATCCCCCTGTCCATAGCCGCGCACGTTTGGCACTCCTTTCCCTCTCAGGCGGAAGCGCGTGCCCGTTTGCGTGCCGGCCGGAATTTTCAACTTCACATCGCCATAGAGCGTCGGCACCTCAATCTCATCGCCGAGCGCCGCTTGAGCAAAGGAAAGCGGCACTTCACAATAAATGTCGAGCCCGTCGCGCTCGAAAAATTCATGCGGCTCCACGCGGAAAATGATGTACAAGTCCCCCGGCGGCCCGCCGTTGACCCCTGGCTCCCCTTGGCCGGCGACACGCAGCTGCTGGCCGTCGTCGACGCCGGCCGGGATTTTGACATGAATCTTTTTCCGTTGCTTGACGCGGCCCGTCCCGCCGCATGTCGGACATTTTTCCGGAATGTACCGGCCCGTCCCGCCACATGTCGGACATGTCCGACGGTTGATGATGCGGCCAAACGGCGTCGCCTGCTCGCTCGTGATTTGCCCGCTGCCGCCGCAACGTGAGCACGGCTGGGGGCTTGTGCCCGGTTTGGCGCCGCTGCCATGGCACGTTTCGCACGTCTCTTCGCGCGGCACTTCAATTTCCGTTTCTTTTCCAAATGCCGCTTCCTCAAATGTGAGCGTCATCATGTATTCCACATCGGCCCCTTTGCGCGGCCCGCTCGCCCGCCGGCGCGGCCCGCCGCCGAAAAACGTCTCAAAAATATCTTCAAACCCGCCAAAGCCGCTAAAGCCGCCGAAATCAAACCCTCCGCCTTGGAATCCGCCGCCGCCAAACGCTTCGTTCGGGTCGGCATGGCCGAACCGGTCGTAGCGGGCCCGCTTTTCGTCGTCGCTCAATACTTCGTACGCCTCTTTAATTTCTTTAAACTTTTCCGCGGCGTCCGGCGCTTTGTTAATGTCTGGATGATACTGCTTCGAAAGCTTTCGGTACGCTTTTTTGATCTCGTCTTTCGTCGCGTTTTTGCTGACGCCGAGAACTTCGTAGTAATCGCGCTTCGCCATCGTTGATCATCCACTCCCGATTCATTCACATAAATTTTATTTTATCATTTCCCTTTGGTTAATGGCAATATGTGAATGCTAGAAAAAAAGTCAAAGCCAAGGCAGGCCTGACTTTGACTTTCGGCAGCATTATTTGTCATCCTTCACTTCCTCAAATTCCGCATCAACAACGTTGTCCCGTTTGGCCGCGTCGGCTTGCGCTCCAGCGTCTTGCGCCTGTTTCGCCGCTTGCTCATACAGCTTGATCGACAGCTGCTGCACCGCTTCCTGCAGCGCGTCTTTTTTCTTGCGGATGTCATCGATGTCGTTTTTCTCAAGCGCCGCCTTCAACGCATCTTTTGCCTCTTGCGCTTTCTTGATCTCATCGGCGCTCACTTTTCCTTCGACTTCTTTTAACGTTTTTTCTGTCGTGAAAATAAGCTGGTCCGCTTCATTGCGCAGTTCGGCAGCCTCTTTCCGCTTCCGGTCGGCTTCGGCGTTTTCTTCCGCCTCTTTGATCATGCGCTGGATTTCTTCTTCCGACAGGCCGGACGACGATTTGATCGTGATCGACTGTTCTTTGTTCGTCCCCAAGTCTTTCGCGCGCACATGGACGATGCCGTTGGCGTCAATGTCAAACGTCACTTCAATTTGCGGCACGCCGCGCGGCGCCGGCGGAATCCCAGTCAGCTGGAAGCGGCCGAGCGTTTTGTTGTCCGCCGCCATCGGACGCTCCCCTTGCAGCACATGAATGTCTACGGTCGTTTGGTTGTCGGCGGCTGTTGTGAACACTTGCGACTTGCTTGTCGGAATCGTTGTGTTCCGCTCGATCAATTTCGTAAACACGCCGCCCATCGTCTCAATGCCGAGCGACAGCGGTGTGACGTCAAGCAAGACGACATCTTTCACTTCGCCGGCAATGACCCCGCCTTGGATCGCGGCGCCGATCGCCACGACTTCGTCCGGATTGACGCCTTTATGCGGCTCTTTGCCAAGCTCGCGCTTAATCGCTTCCTGGACAGCTGGAATGCGGGTCGAACCGCCAACCAAAATGACTTTGTCAATATCGGCAGGCGTCAAGCCGGCATCTTGCAGCGCCTGGCGAACCGGCCCCATCGTCCGTTCAACGAGGTGGGCGGACAGTTCTTCAAACTTCGCCCGCGTGAGCGTCGTTTCCAAGTGAAGCGGACCGTTTTCATTGGCGCTGATAAACGGCAGCGAAATTTGCGTCTGCGTCACGCCCGACAGTTCTTTTTTCGCCTTTTCAGCCGCATCTTTCAAGCGCTGGAGCGCCATTTTGTCTTTGGACAAATCGATGCCGTGCTCTTGTTTGAACTGATTGACCAAATAATCGATGATCACTTGGTCGAAATCGTCGCCGCCCAAATGGTTGTCGCCGGCGGTCGCTTTCACTTCAAAGACGCCGTCGCCAAGCTCCAAAATCGAAACGTCAAACGTTCCGCCGCCCAAGTCATAGACGAGAATCGTTTGGTCCTCTTCTTTGTCGAGGCCGTAAGCAAGCGCTGCTGCCGTCGGCTCGTTGATGATGCGCTCGACTTCAAGCCCGGCGATGCGGCCGGCGTCTTTCGTCGCTTGGCGCTGCGCGTCGTTGAAATAGGCCGGCACCGTAATGACCGCCCGCGTCACCGGTTCGCCCAAGTAGTCTTCGGCGTACGATTTCAAATATTGCAAAATGATGGCTGAAATTTCTTGCGGCGTATATTGCTTTCCTTCAATCTCCACTTTGTAGTCCGTGCCCATATGGCGCTTGATCGAGATGATCGTGTTCGGGTTCGTGATCGCCTGCCGTTTGGCGACTTCGCCCACTAAGCGCTCCCCGTTTTTGAACGCCACGACCGATGGGGTCGTGCGGTTTCCTTCCGGGTTCGGGATGACTTTCGCCTCGCCGCCTTCGAGCACGGCGACGCAAGAGTTCGTTGTTCCTAAGTCAATGCCGATAATTTTACTCATCGCTCATCACCCTCCATTTCCGTTATTGGCTGACTTTGACCATCGCAGGACGGAGAATGCGGTCTTTCAGCTTGTAGCCTTTTTGCAGCTCTTCGACGACTGTATTCGGCTCATAGCCATCTTCGTCCGTCTGCATGACCGCCTGATGCAGATGGGGGTCAAACGGTTTTCCGACCGCCTCAATCGCCTCGACGCCTTCTTTTTTCAAGGCGTCCAAAAGCGAGCGATACACCATCTCCATTCCTTGCAAAATCGATTTTGCCTGCTCGTTTTCCGTCTCTATTTTCAACGCGCGCTCAAAGTTGTCGAGCACCGGAAGCAAATCGCTCGCCAAACTTTGGGCGCGGTATTTTTCAGCCGCTTCCAGCTCTTGGCGCGTCCGGCGGCGGAAGTTTTCAAAATCGGCATACAGGCGGAGATAGCGGTGTTCCATCTCAGCCAGCTTCGCTTCCAGCTCCGCTACTTGCGCTTTGGCGGCAGCCAGCTCCTCTGTCTCGGCGCGCTCCTCCCCGGCAGGTTCGGCCCCCGCGGAAGCCTCCGCCGGCTTCCCATCGCCTTGCCCGGCGGCATCGTTTTGCCTAGCGTCGTCCCTTTCGCCTTCCGGTGGCACGCCTGCCTCTTCCGCCGATGCCGGCTGTTCCATCTCCGGCTCGTTGTATGTAGCTTGACCAGCACGTTTGTCTCCTTGTTCCATTGCCTTCACCTCCCCTTCGGGCTCGTCATTCTATGTATCAATAGCCACAAGGAACGGATGGATTGGCGAATCCATCCGTTAACCAATATGGCCATTGTTACTGATTTTGATACCATTTCGTCAGCGCGGCCGACAAATCGGAAGCGACGCGGTTCAACACCGTGATGACGCGCGAATACTCCATGCGCGTCGGCCCGAGAATCGCGATCGTTCCGAGCGGCTCCTCGCCGACCGAGTATGTCGCCGTAATGAGGCTGCAGTTTTCCATGCCGTGCAATTCGTTTTCCCGGCCGATCGACACCTGCACCCCTTTTTGGCTTTGCTTGCGAAGCAGACGGTAAATGTCTTTTTCCTGCTCAATGATGTTCAGAAGCGGGCGCACTTTTTCAATGTCGCTGAATTCCGGCTGATTGAGCATGTTGGCTGTGCCGGCGAAAAACATTTTCTCCTCTTCAGGGAGATCGAGCGTGTCGATCAGC
This genomic window contains:
- the dnaK_1 gene encoding Heat shock protein 70, whose amino-acid sequence is MSKIIGIDLGTTNSCVAVLEGGEAKVIPNPEGNRTTPSVVAFKNGERLVGEVAKRQAITNPNTIISIKRHMGTDYKVEIEGKQYTPQEISAIILQYLKSYAEDYLGEPVTRAVITVPAYFNDAQRQATKDAGRIAGLEVERIINEPTAAALAYGLDKEEDQTILVYDLGGGTFDVSILELGDGVFEVKATAGDNHLGGDDFDQVIIDYLVNQFKQEHGIDLSKDKMALQRLKDAAEKAKKELSGVTQTQISLPFISANENGPLHLETTLTRAKFEELSAHLVERTMGPVRQALQDAGLTPADIDKVILVGGSTRIPAVQEAIKRELGKEPHKGVNPDEVVAIGAAIQGGVIAGEVKDVVLLDVTPLSLGIETMGGVFTKLIERNTTIPTSKSQVFTTAADNQTTVDIHVLQGERPMAADNKTLGRFQLTGIPPAPRGVPQIEVTFDIDANGIVHVRAKDLGTNKEQSITIKSSSGLSEEEIQRMIKEAEENAEADRKRKEAAELRNEADQLIFTTEKTLKEVEGKVSADEIKKAQEAKDALKAALEKNDIDDIRKKKDALQEAVQQLSIKLYEQAAKQAQDAGAQADAAKRDNVVDAEFEEVKDDK
- the grpE gene encoding HSP-70 cofactor, producing MEQGDKRAGQATYNEPEMEQPASAEEAGVPPEGERDDARQNDAAGQGDGKPAEASAGAEPAGEERAETEELAAAKAQVAELEAKLAEMEHRYLRLYADFENFRRRTRQELEAAEKYRAQSLASDLLPVLDNFERALKIETENEQAKSILQGMEMVYRSLLDALKKEGVEAIEAVGKPFDPHLHQAVMQTDEDGYEPNTVVEELQKGYKLKDRILRPAMVKVSQ
- the dnaJ gene encoding Chaperone protein DnaJ, coding for MAKRDYYEVLGVSKNATKDEIKKAYRKLSKQYHPDINKAPDAAEKFKEIKEAYEVLSDDEKRARYDRFGHADPNEAFGGGGFQGGGFDFGGFSGFGGFEDIFETFFGGGPRRRASGPRKGADVEYMMTLTFEEAAFGKETEIEVPREETCETCHGSGAKPGTSPQPCSRCGGSGQITSEQATPFGRIINRRTCPTCGGTGRYIPEKCPTCGGTGRVKQRKKIHVKIPAGVDDGQQLRVAGQGEPGVNGGPPGDLYIIFRVEPHEFFERDGLDIYCEVPLSFAQAALGDEIEVPTLYGDVKLKIPAGTQTGTRFRLRGKGVPNVRGYGQGDQHVIVRVVTPTKLTEKQKQLLREFDRLGGETMHDGPHGRFFEKVKKAFKGEA